The following are encoded in a window of Solidesulfovibrio magneticus RS-1 genomic DNA:
- the glp gene encoding molybdopterin molybdotransferase MoeA: MRDGFFRAVSTAEFRDLLRSFSPLGVETVPLGAACRRFLAADVVSGEDLPLASRASMDGYAVRAAEVFGAGESNPGYLDLAMDIPIGVIPEAALPPGHCARIVTGAFLPAGADAVVMVEYAEDLGAGAIEIRRPVAPGDNVMLAGEDARRGETALGAGTRLRPQEVGLLAALGVVDVPVGRIPSVALLSTGDELVPAEATPQPGQIRDVNSHALAAMLARAGAAPTTFPLVPDDLDSIRDALKTAAEGHDLTLLSGGSSVGARDFTLEALKSLGAVVLAHGVALSPGKPTILASLYGKPVIGLPGQVTSAQVVLDVFGLPLLAHLAGDKAAFDRAPRTFPALLSRNVASKQGREDHVRVRLEPRPGELPLAHPVLGKSGLLKTLLMADGLIVIPADLEGLAGQAVVAVRPI; encoded by the coding sequence ATGCGCGACGGTTTTTTCCGGGCCGTGTCCACGGCCGAGTTTCGTGATCTGCTCCGCTCTTTTTCCCCCCTTGGCGTCGAAACCGTGCCCCTTGGCGCGGCCTGCCGCCGGTTTTTGGCCGCTGACGTCGTCTCCGGCGAGGACCTGCCCCTGGCCAGCCGGGCTTCCATGGACGGCTACGCCGTGCGGGCGGCCGAGGTTTTCGGGGCCGGCGAGTCCAACCCCGGCTATCTCGATCTGGCCATGGACATCCCCATCGGCGTCATCCCGGAGGCGGCCTTGCCGCCCGGGCACTGCGCCCGCATCGTCACCGGCGCGTTTTTGCCGGCCGGGGCCGACGCCGTGGTCATGGTGGAATACGCCGAGGACCTGGGGGCCGGGGCCATCGAGATCCGCCGTCCCGTGGCCCCGGGCGACAACGTGATGCTGGCCGGCGAGGACGCCCGGCGCGGCGAGACGGCCCTTGGGGCCGGCACGCGCCTGCGCCCCCAGGAAGTCGGGCTTTTGGCCGCCCTGGGCGTGGTTGACGTGCCCGTGGGCAGGATTCCCTCGGTGGCCCTGCTCTCCACCGGCGACGAACTCGTGCCGGCCGAGGCCACGCCGCAACCGGGCCAGATTCGCGACGTCAACAGCCACGCCCTGGCCGCCATGCTGGCCCGGGCCGGAGCCGCGCCCACGACTTTTCCGCTGGTGCCCGACGACCTCGATTCCATCCGGGACGCGCTCAAAACAGCAGCCGAGGGCCACGACCTGACCCTGCTTTCGGGCGGCAGTTCCGTTGGCGCGCGCGATTTCACCCTGGAGGCCTTAAAAAGCCTTGGCGCGGTGGTCCTGGCCCACGGCGTGGCCCTCAGTCCGGGCAAGCCGACCATCCTGGCCAGCCTTTACGGCAAGCCGGTCATCGGCCTGCCCGGCCAGGTAACCTCGGCCCAGGTGGTGCTGGACGTCTTCGGGCTGCCGCTTCTGGCCCATCTGGCCGGCGACAAAGCTGCCTTCGACCGCGCACCGCGCACCTTTCCGGCGCTGCTGTCGCGCAACGTGGCTTCCAAACAGGGCCGCGAGGACCATGTCCGGGTGCGCCTGGAGCCTCGCCCAGGAGAACTGCCCCTGGCCCATCCGGTGCTCGGCAAGTCCGGGCTGCTCAAAACCCTGCTCATGGCCGACGGCCTTATCGTCATCCCGGCCGACCTCGAAGGCCTGGCCGGCCAGGCCGTGGTGGCGGTGCGGCCCATCTGA
- a CDS encoding Tim44 domain-containing protein: MGRTACVLLAVFALLFASVELGLAKRLGGGGSMGNRQSFSTSTTPRPDAGSPSGSFSSQQARPNPTAATPGGGMFSRPGLGGMLGGLLVGGLVGSMLFGGGHGWGGPSLLDMLLIGGGLFLLFRFMRSRRTATAQGPSFGQPMSRSYEAEPQSQAQQAAAGGWNNLGAAAQATAPAGPDLPPGFDAADFLAGAKALFARMQQSWSKRDLADIEAFATPAFMADVRKQAAEDPTPAPTDVLLVDAKLLEVRSQGGATIASAYFDVLMREDPKAGQPEQVREVWHFTRKETVPGDAWKLDAIQQLDA, encoded by the coding sequence GTGGGTCGTACCGCATGTGTCTTGCTGGCTGTTTTTGCTTTGCTTTTTGCAAGCGTGGAACTGGGCCTGGCCAAACGGCTGGGCGGCGGCGGTTCCATGGGCAACCGGCAGTCCTTCAGCACGTCCACCACCCCCCGGCCCGATGCGGGTTCCCCTTCAGGCAGTTTTTCCTCCCAGCAGGCCCGACCCAATCCCACGGCGGCCACCCCTGGCGGCGGCATGTTCTCGCGCCCGGGCCTCGGCGGCATGCTCGGCGGCCTGCTGGTCGGCGGCTTGGTCGGCTCCATGCTTTTTGGCGGCGGCCATGGCTGGGGCGGTCCCAGCCTGCTCGACATGCTGCTGATCGGCGGCGGGTTGTTCCTGCTTTTCCGGTTCATGCGTTCGCGCCGCACGGCCACGGCCCAGGGGCCGTCTTTCGGCCAGCCCATGTCCCGGAGCTACGAAGCCGAGCCCCAGTCCCAGGCCCAACAGGCGGCGGCCGGGGGCTGGAACAACCTCGGCGCGGCGGCCCAGGCGACCGCGCCCGCCGGACCGGACCTGCCGCCGGGCTTTGACGCCGCCGACTTCCTGGCCGGGGCCAAAGCCCTTTTTGCCCGGATGCAGCAGTCCTGGAGCAAGCGCGATCTGGCCGACATCGAGGCCTTTGCCACCCCGGCGTTCATGGCCGACGTGCGCAAGCAGGCCGCCGAGGACCCGACCCCGGCGCCCACCGACGTGCTCCTGGTCGACGCCAAGCTCCTGGAAGTGCGCAGCCAAGGCGGCGCAACCATCGCCTCGGCCTACTTCGACGTGCTCATGCGCGAGGACCCCAAGGCCGGGCAGCCCGAACAGGTGCGCGAAGTCTGGCATTTCACGCGCAAGGAAACCGTGCCCGGCGACGCCTGGAAGCTCGACGCCATCCAGCAACTGGACGCCTAG
- a CDS encoding ATP-binding protein, with protein sequence MLTFAHSTYFHDLLESFSAGVVICNIRGLVYAANEAACRLLGVSRRELADPAASAALVARADAPRRLARFLAAPIKHGQKPEPLAIAYAHPDGQLRRYRLSGSLLLENEKIFGILIEITDVTEIYRLHERDRDRLLGVQAAQKERIEGLVRFSLAVAHQIRNPLMVIGGFTGRLLRGKGEGDPEAEVLSMILDGARRLEAVVRAVSDYARRENPAMAPCDLAELADRAFAEALAATGGAGRLETAGLDGPKGNVRADAAMLIAILAALCANALEAAPQGGARVALACAHQDEGVTLTVADNGPGPADHVLPYAFDPFFTTKAVGVGMGLTIARRRAEEMGGALTLERGPDGGGLARLTLPGRK encoded by the coding sequence ATGCTCACCTTTGCCCACTCGACCTACTTTCACGATCTGCTGGAAAGTTTTTCGGCCGGCGTGGTCATCTGCAACATTCGGGGGCTGGTCTACGCCGCCAACGAGGCCGCCTGCCGGCTGCTCGGGGTCAGCCGCCGGGAACTGGCTGATCCGGCCGCATCGGCCGCCCTGGTGGCCCGGGCCGACGCCCCCCGCCGCCTGGCCCGGTTCCTGGCCGCGCCCATCAAACACGGCCAAAAGCCCGAGCCCTTGGCCATCGCCTACGCCCATCCCGACGGCCAGTTGCGGCGCTATCGCCTGTCGGGGTCGCTGCTGCTGGAAAACGAAAAAATCTTCGGCATCCTCATCGAGATCACCGACGTCACCGAGATCTACCGCCTCCACGAACGCGACCGCGACCGGCTCCTGGGCGTCCAGGCCGCCCAGAAGGAGCGCATCGAGGGGCTTGTCCGGTTTTCCCTGGCCGTGGCCCACCAGATCCGCAATCCGCTCATGGTCATCGGCGGTTTCACGGGCCGGCTGTTGCGGGGGAAAGGGGAGGGCGATCCCGAGGCCGAGGTCCTGTCCATGATCCTGGACGGGGCCAGGCGGCTGGAGGCCGTGGTGCGGGCGGTATCGGACTACGCCCGGCGGGAGAATCCGGCCATGGCCCCCTGTGATCTGGCCGAGTTGGCCGACCGGGCCTTTGCCGAAGCCCTCGCGGCCACGGGCGGGGCGGGCCGGCTGGAAACGGCGGGTCTGGACGGCCCGAAAGGGAACGTGCGGGCCGACGCGGCCATGCTGATCGCCATCCTGGCGGCGCTATGCGCCAACGCCCTGGAAGCCGCCCCACAAGGCGGGGCGCGGGTGGCCCTGGCTTGCGCCCACCAGGACGAGGGCGTGACGCTAACGGTTGCCGACAACGGCCCCGGGCCGGCCGACCACGTCCTGCCCTATGCTTTTGACCCCTTTTTTACCACCAAGGCCGTGGGCGTGGGCATGGGGTTGACCATAGCCCGGCGGCGGGCCGAGGAAATGGGCGGCGCGCTCACCTTGGAACGCGGCCCGGACGGCGGCGGGCTGGCCCGCCTGACGCTCCCCGGCCGGAAATGA
- a CDS encoding AI-2E family transporter codes for MPDQDERLSPQPAGLPSAAAPDRPQPVLPAVPAEADGDEHGPLHARYYRPFLLLVFLAAVATVGGLLWPFRHAVILAAILAILLSPLRRRMEAALKGSRYLTAALLTAATLIFIVLPAAVLAAVLTSKAGALLVEGVQWWSEGGVASLLDRLQAVALPDWVQGLLDMIPIDSQGLKVSLLGAAGAAGRQLLAMGRGLAGQMAGFAAQTVMLVLFLFYFLSQAEQVVRGLRLLSPLRRSQEQELTERLKTVTRSILVGGAAAGLSQGLATMLGLWLVGIDPLFWGFVALLASLIPVVGTTLIHVPAIVYLLSLGAMGKAVFLTLWWLVVVSTVDNVVRPFFIRDGAQLPLLLIFVAIIGGVLLFGPLGLIYGPVSMSLCLVVFQLFVEAQTRPGP; via the coding sequence ATGCCCGATCAGGACGAACGCCTTTCCCCACAACCCGCCGGGCTTCCGTCGGCCGCCGCCCCGGACCGCCCGCAGCCGGTGCTTCCGGCCGTCCCGGCCGAGGCGGACGGCGACGAGCACGGCCCGCTTCATGCCCGGTATTATCGCCCATTTTTGCTGCTGGTTTTTCTGGCGGCGGTGGCGACGGTGGGAGGGCTTTTATGGCCGTTTCGCCATGCCGTCATCCTGGCCGCCATCCTGGCGATTTTGCTTTCGCCGCTGCGGCGGCGCATGGAGGCCGCGCTCAAGGGGTCCCGCTATCTGACCGCTGCCCTGTTGACCGCGGCCACCCTGATTTTCATCGTCTTGCCCGCGGCCGTCTTGGCGGCCGTCTTGACCAGCAAGGCCGGGGCGTTGCTGGTCGAGGGCGTGCAGTGGTGGAGCGAGGGGGGCGTGGCCAGCCTCCTGGACCGGCTCCAGGCCGTGGCCCTGCCCGACTGGGTGCAGGGCCTGCTGGACATGATTCCCATCGATTCCCAGGGCCTCAAGGTCAGCCTGCTCGGCGCGGCCGGCGCGGCCGGCCGGCAACTGCTGGCCATGGGGCGCGGGTTGGCCGGCCAGATGGCTGGCTTTGCCGCCCAGACGGTGATGCTGGTGTTGTTTTTGTTCTATTTCCTGTCGCAGGCCGAACAGGTGGTGCGGGGCTTGCGGCTGTTGTCGCCCTTGCGGCGCAGCCAGGAGCAGGAACTCACGGAACGGCTCAAGACCGTGACCCGCTCAATTCTGGTCGGCGGCGCGGCCGCCGGGTTGTCCCAGGGCCTGGCCACCATGCTCGGCTTGTGGTTGGTGGGCATCGATCCCTTGTTCTGGGGTTTCGTGGCCTTGCTGGCGTCGTTGATCCCGGTGGTGGGCACGACGCTTATTCATGTGCCGGCCATTGTCTATTTGTTGTCCCTTGGCGCGATGGGCAAGGCGGTTTTTTTGACGCTGTGGTGGCTTGTGGTGGTGAGCACGGTGGACAACGTGGTGCGTCCGTTTTTCATCCGCGACGGCGCGCAGTTGCCGCTGCTGCTGATTTTCGTGGCCATCATCGGCGGCGTGCTGCTTTTTGGCCCTCTGGGGCTGATTTACGGTCCGGTGTCCATGAGCCTGTGTCTGGTGGTGTTCCAACTCTTCGTAGAGGCCCAAACGCGGCCGGGGCCATGA
- a CDS encoding glycosyltransferase, with amino-acid sequence MSFAHAIITRFNVHINAIPYDFRLGSTWLVERFELFRRFCLPSVRGQTCQDFLWFVLFDEATPPPFRRLIAALEGYANFRPVYCGAFETVLPRARQAVAEAFPDAPWLLTTRLDNDDALSRHFVARLHKVVTDLEAGSRLPQGELYINFPNGLQYKDGTVYDFFDATNAFVSLLERNRPPHTVFWVDHPAIYDKAPVAQIETRPMFLQNVHARNVYNYVRGEPLGDASVLTDFDLELETS; translated from the coding sequence ATGTCTTTTGCCCATGCCATCATCACGCGCTTTAACGTGCACATCAACGCGATCCCCTACGATTTCCGCCTCGGCTCCACCTGGCTGGTCGAGCGTTTCGAGCTTTTCCGCCGGTTCTGCCTGCCCTCGGTGCGGGGGCAGACCTGCCAGGATTTTCTGTGGTTCGTGCTCTTTGACGAGGCCACGCCGCCGCCGTTTCGCCGGCTGATCGCTGCTTTGGAAGGCTACGCCAACTTCCGGCCGGTCTACTGCGGCGCGTTCGAAACAGTCCTGCCCCGGGCGCGCCAAGCCGTGGCCGAGGCCTTCCCGGACGCGCCGTGGCTTTTGACCACGCGCCTGGACAACGACGACGCCCTGTCACGCCATTTCGTGGCCCGGCTGCACAAGGTCGTGACGGACCTGGAGGCCGGCAGCCGCCTGCCCCAGGGCGAACTCTACATCAACTTCCCCAACGGTCTGCAATACAAGGACGGGACGGTCTACGACTTCTTTGACGCCACCAACGCCTTCGTGAGCCTGCTTGAACGCAACCGTCCGCCGCATACGGTTTTCTGGGTGGACCATCCGGCCATCTACGACAAGGCTCCGGTGGCCCAGATCGAGACCCGGCCGATGTTTTTGCAAAACGTCCATGCGCGCAATGTCTACAATTACGTCCGAGGCGAGCCCCTGGGCGACGCGTCCGTATTGACGGATTTCGACCTGGAACTGGAAACATCCTGA
- a CDS encoding PAS domain-containing hybrid sensor histidine kinase/response regulator — MTSDKLPAAQGLRERAEQLLQAHGVAGRSLSPEENQAVIHELQVHQIELELQNEELQRSQVELALALERFSILFHKAPVGYVVLDKDAMIQEVNHTFLDMIGWTGRKPVGRPFFEYIAEPARPVFVARYRALFKSPEGKKVETVLDVHGGVDKPVLLEACVHEQPAGLEKPGPAPQLFLAVSDISARRKAEEALMESERFARGTLDGLSAHIAIVDEAGNILAVNSAWRAFAADASCTPGAVSEGANYFRACQGAIGDEADTAGRIARAIREVLAGRLPFFSLEYPCHSPTEKRWFQVRVTRFPGDGPARAVVAHENVTERVQATAALASAKEAAEAAARAKSEFLANMSHEIRTPLNGVMGMLQLLKLTGCDEERNDFIKLAYDSSERLLQLLNNILDISRIEAGRTVMVQEPFSPLELLQEPVLLFQGMAKAKNVTMAFSADDGLPEQVTGDVPKIRQVLFNLVGNAVKFTQNGQVRLAVAYAGSPASSDKATLVVTVADTGKGISAELLPELFQPFTQGDSSFKKQYAGTGLGLSIVKRLVCLMGGALCLESVEGEGTTVHLSVPVTLPVPREADLPRAPDAEVAPRRYRILLAEDDAINRMVAVGMLGKLGHQVTVAQNGREALLLLDAQSFDLMLLDVQMPVMNGVEVAKAVREGWGGRPDMPLVATTAYSMNSQCENFLEAGMNECLVKPLEYDTLKHAISRVMEAWEKGQKHIA, encoded by the coding sequence ATGACTTCCGACAAACTTCCCGCCGCCCAGGGACTCCGGGAACGCGCCGAACAGTTGTTGCAAGCCCATGGCGTCGCCGGCCGGTCCCTTTCCCCGGAAGAGAATCAGGCCGTTATCCACGAGCTTCAGGTCCACCAGATCGAACTGGAACTGCAAAACGAGGAGCTCCAGCGTTCCCAGGTCGAACTGGCCTTGGCCCTGGAGCGCTTCTCCATCCTCTTCCACAAGGCCCCGGTCGGCTACGTGGTCCTGGACAAGGACGCGATGATCCAGGAGGTCAACCACACGTTTCTGGATATGATCGGCTGGACCGGCCGCAAACCCGTGGGACGGCCGTTTTTCGAGTACATCGCCGAGCCGGCCCGTCCGGTATTCGTGGCCCGCTACCGGGCGCTTTTCAAAAGCCCCGAGGGCAAGAAGGTGGAGACGGTCCTGGATGTCCACGGGGGCGTCGATAAACCCGTGCTTCTGGAGGCCTGCGTCCACGAACAGCCGGCCGGTCTGGAAAAACCGGGGCCGGCGCCCCAGCTCTTTCTCGCCGTCAGCGACATCTCGGCCCGCCGCAAGGCCGAGGAAGCCCTGATGGAATCCGAGCGCTTCGCCCGGGGCACCCTCGACGGACTTTCCGCCCATATCGCCATCGTGGACGAGGCCGGGAACATCCTGGCGGTCAACTCGGCCTGGCGCGCCTTTGCCGCCGACGCCTCCTGCACGCCGGGCGCGGTGAGCGAGGGGGCCAATTATTTCCGCGCCTGCCAGGGGGCAATCGGCGACGAGGCCGATACCGCCGGCCGGATCGCCCGGGCCATCCGCGAGGTCCTGGCCGGCCGGCTGCCGTTTTTCAGCCTGGAGTACCCCTGCCACTCACCCACCGAAAAGCGGTGGTTCCAGGTGCGCGTCACGCGTTTTCCCGGGGACGGGCCGGCCCGGGCCGTGGTGGCCCATGAAAACGTCACCGAGCGGGTCCAGGCCACGGCCGCCCTGGCCTCCGCCAAGGAGGCGGCCGAGGCCGCCGCCAGGGCCAAGAGCGAATTTTTGGCCAACATGAGCCACGAAATCCGCACGCCCCTAAACGGTGTCATGGGCATGCTCCAGCTGCTGAAGCTGACGGGCTGCGATGAAGAACGCAACGATTTCATCAAGCTCGCTTACGACAGTTCCGAACGCCTCTTGCAGCTTCTCAACAATATCCTGGATATTTCCCGCATCGAAGCCGGACGCACGGTGATGGTCCAGGAGCCGTTCTCGCCTCTTGAATTGCTGCAAGAACCCGTGTTGCTGTTTCAAGGCATGGCCAAGGCCAAGAACGTAACGATGGCCTTTTCCGCCGACGACGGCTTGCCCGAGCAGGTGACGGGCGATGTCCCCAAAATACGCCAGGTGCTGTTCAATCTCGTCGGCAACGCCGTGAAGTTCACCCAAAACGGTCAGGTCCGGCTGGCCGTGGCCTACGCCGGCTCGCCGGCCTCGTCCGACAAGGCGACGCTGGTGGTGACGGTCGCCGACACGGGTAAGGGGATCTCGGCGGAGCTTTTGCCCGAACTGTTTCAACCGTTCACCCAGGGGGACAGCTCGTTTAAGAAGCAATATGCCGGCACCGGCCTGGGGCTTTCCATCGTCAAGCGCCTGGTCTGCCTCATGGGCGGAGCCCTGTGCCTGGAATCGGTCGAGGGGGAGGGCACGACCGTCCACCTCAGCGTGCCGGTGACCCTTCCCGTTCCCAGGGAGGCCGATCTTCCCCGTGCTCCTGACGCCGAAGTCGCGCCCCGGCGCTATCGCATTCTGCTGGCCGAGGACGACGCCATCAACCGTATGGTCGCCGTCGGCATGTTGGGCAAGCTGGGGCACCAGGTCACGGTGGCGCAAAATGGCCGTGAGGCGCTGCTCCTGCTTGACGCCCAATCCTTTGATCTCATGCTGCTCGACGTGCAGATGCCGGTCATGAATGGGGTGGAGGTGGCCAAGGCCGTCCGGGAAGGCTGGGGCGGCCGGCCGGACATGCCTCTCGTCGCCACGACGGCCTACTCCATGAACAGCCAATGCGAGAATTTCCTGGAGGCCGGCATGAACGAATGCCTGGTCAAGCCCTTGGAATACGACACCCTCAAGCACGCCATCAGCCGGGTCATGGAGGCTTGGGAAAAGGGCCAAAAACATATTGCCTAG
- a CDS encoding chemotaxis protein CheB has protein sequence MDTADREPKYYVGIGASAGGLEALDAFFSQMPVDSDMAFIVIQHLSPDYKSLMVELLSKRTAMNVRRAEEGMAVTANTVYLIPPRKQLTIFHGKLLLSDLDHAKGINLPIDIFFRSLAEDQGDKAIGIILSGTGSDGVRGIRAIKEAGGMIMVQSEDSAKFDGMPRAAIATGLADMILAADAMPGKLISFAKHPFTSAPGHPQALLSDEDGLTRIFALLREQTKVDFTYYKPSTVLRRIERRITVCQTANLREYVRLLESSPGEVTTLYRELLIGVTSFFRDRDVFTELGNVYLPALLKASERREIRFWVAGCSTGEEAYTLAILAQECLERLDRPLSVKIFATDIDRDAILHAGNGLYAESIAADLPPGMLAKHFVRRDDHYQVNRHLREMVVFAQHNLTKDPPFTNIDLLSCRNMLIYLQPVLQQKVLEFMNFSLNPQGLLLLGTSETPGEMGEYFEPLHHRFKIFRSRGKRRHPVEKPLFQGTGDRLSRQYASRFFRNEYALGQREEERIQDRLLQSLAGDYVPLVAVVNEHHELLHLVGESEGLLRLPSGKQSNDITRMAVKELAIPLATGLQKVFHSGQEISYANIRLPARDGVRTIVMRIRPLAEKKGQLPLAAVILQESAPSKSETQPGAAQVLDISREAEQRILDLEQDLQFTKENLQATIEELETSNEELQATNEELLASNEELQSTNEELQSVNEELHTVNAEYQNKILELTEMTNDLDNLISATQIATVFLDENLEIRKFTPAAANIFRILQSDVGRPISHLTHRLHGVDVMEALHQVERQGQPVSQEACTLEGECYLMRVLPYAIGSSTSSGMLITFMDTGPLKQSRDALAMHQELLIKTQEMARVGSWQLDLGTRRLDWSAEVHRIFGTDPETFSPTYETFMELVHPEDRETVDKTYQRALRDGVPYEVVHRLVRPGGEVRIVQEKSVETRNEAGQATISMGMVLDVTDLVTVRDALRLSQSYLRSVIDALPAHLVILDQDGVIEYVNAAWRAFGRDNGLRLPADAVGTNYLRICEEAAPPCHEEAQRTAQAVRAALGGCDEATEIEYPCHQEGRQRWFLARIQPFDTPKGRRVLLMHDNITALKAAEDRLRWEAPRPGDAPADSQTAHTHPPARPDSDEKQP, from the coding sequence ATGGATACCGCAGACAGAGAACCAAAGTATTACGTAGGCATAGGCGCATCTGCCGGCGGGCTCGAAGCCCTGGATGCGTTTTTTTCCCAAATGCCGGTGGACAGCGACATGGCGTTTATCGTCATCCAGCATCTTTCGCCGGACTATAAAAGCCTCATGGTGGAGTTGCTGTCCAAGCGCACGGCCATGAACGTGCGCCGCGCCGAGGAAGGCATGGCCGTTACGGCCAACACCGTCTACCTCATTCCGCCCAGGAAGCAGCTCACCATCTTTCACGGCAAACTCCTTTTAAGCGACCTCGACCACGCCAAGGGCATCAATTTGCCCATCGACATCTTCTTCCGTTCCCTGGCCGAGGACCAGGGGGACAAGGCCATCGGCATCATCCTCTCGGGCACCGGCAGCGACGGGGTTCGCGGCATCCGGGCCATCAAGGAGGCCGGGGGCATGATCATGGTGCAAAGCGAGGATTCGGCCAAGTTCGACGGCATGCCCCGCGCCGCCATCGCCACGGGGCTGGCCGACATGATCCTTGCCGCCGACGCCATGCCCGGCAAGCTCATCTCCTTCGCCAAACACCCCTTCACTTCCGCCCCCGGCCATCCCCAGGCCCTGCTGTCCGACGAGGACGGCCTGACCCGCATTTTCGCCCTGCTGCGCGAACAGACCAAGGTGGATTTCACCTACTATAAACCCAGCACCGTGCTGCGGCGCATCGAGCGGCGCATCACCGTCTGCCAGACCGCCAACCTACGGGAATACGTCCGCCTGTTGGAGTCGAGTCCGGGCGAGGTCACGACCCTGTACCGGGAACTGCTCATCGGCGTGACCAGCTTCTTTCGCGACCGCGACGTCTTCACGGAGCTCGGCAACGTCTATCTGCCCGCCTTGCTCAAGGCCAGCGAGCGGCGCGAGATCCGTTTCTGGGTGGCGGGCTGCTCCACCGGGGAGGAAGCCTATACCTTGGCCATCCTGGCCCAGGAGTGCCTGGAGCGCCTGGACCGGCCGCTTTCGGTGAAGATCTTCGCCACCGACATCGACCGGGACGCCATCCTCCATGCGGGCAACGGCCTTTACGCCGAATCCATCGCCGCCGACCTGCCGCCGGGCATGTTGGCCAAGCATTTCGTGCGCCGCGACGACCACTATCAGGTGAATCGCCACCTCCGAGAGATGGTGGTGTTTGCCCAGCACAACCTGACCAAGGACCCGCCCTTCACCAACATCGATCTGCTGAGCTGCCGCAATATGCTCATCTACCTGCAGCCGGTGCTGCAGCAAAAGGTCTTGGAATTCATGAATTTCTCCCTCAATCCCCAGGGCCTGCTGCTGCTTGGCACCAGCGAGACGCCGGGGGAAATGGGGGAGTACTTCGAACCCCTGCATCACCGGTTCAAGATTTTCCGCTCGCGCGGCAAACGTCGTCACCCCGTTGAAAAACCGCTGTTCCAAGGCACGGGGGACCGGCTTTCGCGTCAGTACGCCTCGCGGTTTTTCCGCAACGAGTACGCCCTGGGCCAGCGCGAGGAGGAACGCATCCAGGACAGGCTGCTCCAATCCCTGGCCGGGGATTACGTGCCCCTGGTGGCCGTGGTCAACGAACACCACGAGCTGTTGCATCTGGTGGGCGAATCCGAGGGACTCCTGCGCCTGCCGTCGGGCAAGCAGAGCAACGACATCACCCGCATGGCGGTCAAAGAGCTGGCCATCCCCCTGGCCACGGGCCTGCAGAAGGTTTTCCATTCGGGCCAGGAAATCAGCTACGCCAACATCCGCCTTCCTGCCCGCGACGGGGTCAGGACCATCGTCATGCGCATCCGGCCCCTGGCCGAGAAAAAAGGGCAGTTGCCGCTGGCTGCTGTCATCCTCCAGGAGTCCGCGCCCAGCAAGTCGGAAACCCAGCCCGGCGCGGCCCAGGTACTCGACATCAGCCGCGAAGCCGAACAGCGTATTCTCGATCTGGAACAGGACCTCCAATTCACCAAGGAAAACCTGCAGGCCACCATCGAGGAGCTGGAAACCTCCAACGAGGAACTCCAGGCCACCAATGAGGAGCTCCTGGCCAGCAACGAGGAGCTGCAAAGCACCAACGAGGAGCTCCAGTCGGTCAACGAGGAACTGCACACGGTCAACGCGGAGTACCAAAACAAGATATTGGAACTCACCGAGATGACCAACGACCTGGACAACCTCATCTCCGCCACCCAGATCGCCACGGTGTTTCTGGACGAGAATCTGGAAATTCGGAAATTCACCCCGGCTGCAGCCAACATCTTCCGCATCCTGCAAAGCGACGTCGGGCGCCCCATCTCCCATCTGACCCACCGGCTGCACGGGGTTGACGTCATGGAGGCGCTGCACCAGGTGGAGCGCCAAGGGCAGCCCGTGTCCCAGGAAGCCTGCACCCTTGAAGGCGAATGCTACCTCATGCGCGTGCTGCCTTACGCCATCGGGTCCTCGACCTCGTCCGGGATGCTCATCACCTTCATGGATACCGGACCGCTCAAGCAAAGCCGGGACGCTCTGGCCATGCATCAGGAACTCCTGATCAAGACCCAGGAAATGGCCCGCGTCGGCAGTTGGCAGCTGGACCTTGGGACCAGACGCCTGGATTGGTCGGCCGAAGTCCACCGCATTTTCGGCACCGATCCGGAGACGTTCTCTCCTACCTACGAGACCTTCATGGAACTGGTGCACCCCGAGGACCGGGAAACCGTCGATAAGACCTACCAGCGCGCCCTGCGGGACGGCGTCCCCTACGAGGTCGTCCACCGCCTCGTGCGGCCGGGAGGCGAGGTGCGCATCGTCCAGGAGAAATCCGTGGAGACGCGCAACGAAGCCGGACAAGCCACGATCTCCATGGGCATGGTGCTCGACGTCACCGACCTCGTCACCGTCCGCGACGCCCTGCGCCTGTCCCAGAGCTATCTGCGCAGCGTCATCGACGCCCTGCCGGCCCACTTGGTCATTTTGGACCAGGACGGCGTGATCGAATACGTCAACGCGGCCTGGCGGGCCTTTGGCCGCGACAACGGCCTGCGCCTGCCGGCCGACGCCGTGGGGACCAATTATCTGCGGATCTGCGAGGAAGCGGCTCCGCCCTGCCACGAGGAGGCGCAGCGGACGGCGCAGGCCGTGCGGGCAGCCCTTGGCGGCTGCGACGAGGCCACGGAGATCGAGTATCCCTGCCATCAGGAGGGCCGGCAACGCTGGTTTCTGGCCCGCATCCAACCCTTCGACACGCCCAAGGGCAGAAGGGTCCTGCTGATGCACGACAACATCACCGCGCTAAAGGCCGCCGAGGACCGGCTTCGGTGGGAGGCTCCCCGCCCTGGCGATGCGCCGGCCGACTCCCAAACGGCACACACCCATCCCCCGGCCAGGCCGGACAGCGATGAAAAGCAGCCCTGA